The following are from one region of the Leucobacter sp. Psy1 genome:
- a CDS encoding META domain-containing protein: protein MEPIESNVLGLWSSDEPGEPHLEFGEDGTFSGSDGCNGIGGEYFADQGAVRVQLGASTLKACADIDDWLRGVKTVTVDGDTMQVMNENGDEIGQLQRSGESAE from the coding sequence ATGGAACCCATCGAATCGAATGTTCTCGGACTCTGGTCGAGCGATGAGCCGGGAGAGCCCCACCTGGAGTTCGGCGAAGACGGCACCTTCTCCGGAAGTGACGGATGCAATGGTATCGGGGGCGAGTACTTCGCCGATCAGGGTGCAGTTCGTGTGCAGCTCGGCGCGTCCACTTTGAAGGCCTGCGCCGACATCGACGACTGGCTGCGCGGAGTGAAGACGGTCACCGTCGACGGCGACACCATGCAGGTGATGAACGAGAACGGTGACGAGATCGGGCAGCTGCAGCGCAGCGGTGAGTCTGCCGAGTAG
- a CDS encoding class I SAM-dependent RNA methyltransferase, with product MDLMSADSAPAAAALAVGDEVELDITNIAHGGVCVARYEGRVVFVADTIPGERVRARIIEAKKKSFARAVTIEVLTASPDRRDHVWPAAALDRAPEDRAGGAEFGHIALERQRLLKAHVLADAMQRFGGIELAAEPEEGEGEDAALEDALADLVEAAPGDEEANGLGYRTRVRLHVDGETGLVGPYAARSRRVIAVDSLPLATDIVNEIAPLQDALPDAANVDVVAPSADDPRTLVTLQGEKKRVGAQDRVQELVEDRGFVVRAGGFWQVHREAPAILFNAVRDAVLDLIEADRFDPSATNLDLYGGVGLLAAAMAEAAGPALRVTTVESDEHATDDASENLSELVGALSVTARVDRHLADLLASPETVRTRVRRATVVLDPPRSGAGGDVIRQLTELAPANIVYVACDPVALARDTGTLRSSGYELTALRAFDIFPHTHHFETIAVFERED from the coding sequence ATGGATCTCATGTCTGCCGATTCCGCCCCCGCCGCTGCCGCTCTCGCCGTCGGAGACGAGGTCGAGCTCGACATCACGAACATCGCGCACGGCGGCGTCTGCGTCGCCCGCTACGAGGGTCGCGTCGTCTTCGTCGCCGACACGATTCCCGGGGAGCGCGTGCGCGCACGGATCATCGAGGCGAAGAAGAAGTCGTTCGCCCGGGCGGTGACGATCGAGGTGCTCACTGCGTCACCCGACCGCCGTGACCACGTGTGGCCGGCTGCAGCGCTCGATCGCGCTCCCGAGGATCGCGCGGGTGGCGCCGAATTCGGGCACATCGCGCTCGAGCGGCAGCGCCTGCTCAAGGCGCACGTGCTCGCGGACGCCATGCAGCGGTTCGGCGGCATCGAACTCGCGGCGGAACCCGAGGAGGGTGAAGGTGAGGACGCCGCGCTCGAGGACGCGCTGGCCGACCTGGTGGAAGCGGCGCCCGGTGACGAGGAGGCGAACGGCCTCGGGTACCGCACGCGCGTGCGCTTGCACGTCGACGGCGAGACTGGCCTGGTCGGCCCGTACGCCGCGCGCAGCCGCCGCGTGATCGCCGTGGACTCGTTGCCCCTCGCGACCGACATCGTGAACGAGATCGCTCCGCTGCAGGACGCGCTGCCGGACGCCGCGAACGTGGACGTCGTCGCCCCCTCAGCCGATGACCCGCGCACCCTGGTCACGCTGCAGGGCGAGAAGAAGCGCGTGGGCGCGCAGGATCGCGTCCAGGAGCTCGTCGAGGATCGCGGGTTCGTCGTCCGGGCAGGCGGGTTCTGGCAGGTCCACCGCGAAGCCCCCGCCATCCTGTTCAATGCCGTACGCGATGCGGTGCTCGACCTGATCGAGGCCGACCGCTTCGATCCTTCCGCCACGAACCTCGACCTGTACGGCGGCGTGGGCCTACTCGCGGCCGCCATGGCCGAAGCCGCCGGGCCCGCCCTCCGCGTCACCACCGTCGAGTCCGACGAGCACGCCACCGATGACGCGTCGGAGAACCTTTCGGAGCTCGTTGGAGCACTCTCCGTCACGGCCCGAGTCGATCGGCACCTCGCCGATCTCCTCGCGTCACCTGAGACGGTGCGGACCCGGGTACGACGGGCAACGGTCGTGCTGGATCCGCCGCGCTCGGGAGCCGGCGGCGACGTCATCCGTCAGCTCACGGAACTCGCTCCGGCGAACATCGTCTATGTCGCGTGCGATCCGGTCGCGCTCGCCCGCGACACCGGCACACTGCGGTCCTCCGGCTACGAGCTGACCGCGCTACGGGCGTTCGACATCTTCCCTCATACGCACCACTTCGAGACCATCGCGGTCTTCGAGCGCGAGGACTAA